A region of Pseudarthrobacter sp. NIBRBAC000502770 DNA encodes the following proteins:
- a CDS encoding LacI family DNA-binding transcriptional regulator, protein MAKTTSPDKPGTARQRGVTMNDVAKHAGVSRTAVSFVLNNREDASISEETRVRIAEAVQALGYRPNAGARALASQRSDWYGIVTEIVTAPFAVDIIKGAQDQAWIDGRFLLIAPSDQGDAAGPNQGMEDAAVEKLLEQRVEGLLYAATHHRGVHVPRSAHEVPTVLVNCFDLDGKLPSIVPDERAGGRVAVERLLRAGHTKIGVINLDPRIPAAVGRLQGVREALADAGLELDPELVAAGYATADGGYDAACQILDRYPAKDRPTALFCLNDRMAMGAYDAIKERGLAIPGDIAVIGFDNQELIAAYLRPKLTTVALPFEKMGALGVQTLAALTAGQPITANQQLVDCPLLERSSV, encoded by the coding sequence ATGGCGAAGACCACCTCCCCCGACAAACCCGGCACTGCCCGGCAGCGTGGCGTCACCATGAATGACGTAGCCAAGCATGCCGGAGTGTCCCGGACAGCTGTTTCTTTCGTGCTGAACAACCGTGAAGACGCCAGCATTTCGGAGGAGACCCGGGTCCGCATCGCTGAGGCGGTTCAGGCTTTGGGCTACCGTCCAAATGCCGGGGCGAGGGCGCTGGCATCCCAGCGCAGCGATTGGTACGGGATCGTCACCGAGATCGTCACCGCCCCCTTCGCCGTGGACATCATCAAAGGTGCCCAGGACCAGGCCTGGATTGACGGCCGGTTCCTCCTGATCGCCCCATCGGACCAGGGTGATGCGGCCGGCCCCAACCAGGGGATGGAGGATGCTGCTGTGGAAAAGCTGCTGGAGCAGCGGGTGGAAGGCCTGCTGTACGCCGCAACGCACCACCGTGGCGTCCATGTGCCCCGCAGCGCGCACGAAGTGCCCACGGTGCTCGTCAACTGTTTCGACCTGGACGGGAAACTGCCCTCAATCGTCCCTGACGAACGCGCGGGCGGACGGGTCGCCGTCGAACGCCTCCTCAGGGCCGGCCACACCAAGATCGGTGTGATCAACCTGGACCCCCGCATCCCGGCAGCTGTTGGGCGTTTGCAGGGCGTCCGGGAGGCCTTGGCCGACGCCGGCCTGGAGCTTGATCCGGAGCTCGTGGCGGCCGGGTATGCGACGGCAGACGGAGGCTACGACGCTGCCTGTCAGATCCTTGACCGGTACCCGGCCAAGGACCGGCCCACCGCCCTGTTTTGCCTCAATGACCGTATGGCCATGGGGGCTTACGACGCCATCAAGGAACGTGGCCTGGCCATCCCCGGTGACATCGCCGTGATCGGCTTCGACAACCAGGAACTCATCGCGGCCTACCTCAGGCCCAAGCTGACCACTGTTGCGTTGCCGTTCGAAAAGATGGGCGCTCTGGGAGTCCAGACGCTCGCCGCCCTTACAGCCGGACAGCCGATCACTGCCAATCAGCAGTTGGTCGACTGTCCGCTGTTAGAACGCTCTTCGGTCTGA
- a CDS encoding aldo/keto reductase family protein, whose protein sequence is MEYRKLGTSGLYISEIAYGNWVTHGEQIDQAAATECVKQALELGITTFDTADAYAGTRAEETLGVALQGTRRESVEIFTKAYFPTGDGRNDRGLSRKHVMESINSSLRRLQTDYVDLYQAHRYDYETPLEETMQAFADIVRAGKAHYIGVSEWTADEIRSGVALARDLGVQLISNQPQYSMLWRVIEPEIVPLSEELGIGQICWSPLAQGVLTGKYTPGAVAPEGSRFRGDNGELKNDHRFLSEDILIRVQKLKPLAEEIGLSMAAFAVAWVLQNPNVSAAIVGASRPEQLVDNVRAAGVKLDQEMLLRIDDILGPLIERDPGKVESFKDRP, encoded by the coding sequence ATGGAATACCGCAAACTGGGAACCTCCGGCCTGTACATCAGCGAAATCGCCTACGGAAACTGGGTCACCCACGGCGAGCAGATCGACCAGGCCGCTGCGACGGAATGCGTCAAACAGGCACTGGAGTTGGGCATCACCACCTTCGACACTGCCGATGCCTATGCCGGAACCCGGGCGGAGGAAACGTTGGGTGTCGCGCTCCAGGGAACACGCCGTGAAAGCGTGGAGATCTTTACCAAGGCCTACTTCCCTACCGGGGATGGCCGGAACGACCGCGGCCTGTCCCGCAAACACGTCATGGAGTCCATTAACTCGTCGCTCCGCCGGCTCCAGACTGACTACGTCGATCTCTACCAGGCGCACAGGTATGACTACGAGACCCCACTGGAAGAGACCATGCAGGCTTTTGCCGATATTGTCCGGGCGGGGAAGGCACACTATATCGGGGTGTCGGAGTGGACGGCGGACGAAATCCGCTCCGGCGTTGCCCTTGCCAGGGACCTTGGGGTCCAGCTCATCTCCAACCAGCCGCAGTATTCCATGCTGTGGCGCGTCATCGAACCGGAGATCGTTCCCCTGAGCGAGGAACTGGGCATTGGCCAGATCTGCTGGTCTCCGCTCGCCCAGGGAGTCCTCACCGGCAAATACACCCCCGGCGCGGTGGCCCCGGAAGGCTCCCGCTTCCGAGGCGACAACGGCGAACTGAAGAACGACCACCGCTTTCTAAGCGAGGACATCCTCATCCGCGTCCAGAAATTGAAGCCCCTGGCCGAAGAGATTGGACTGTCCATGGCGGCTTTCGCGGTTGCATGGGTACTGCAAAACCCCAACGTCTCGGCGGCCATCGTGGGAGCATCCCGGCCCGAGCAGCTCGTGGACAACGTCCGTGCCGCAGGAGTGAAACTCGACCAGGAAATGCTCCTGAGGATCGATGACATCCTCGGCCCCCTCATCGAAAGAGACCCCGGGAAGGTCGAGTCCTTCAAGGACCGCCCCTAA
- a CDS encoding glycoside hydrolase family 32 protein gives MNSVTTTVETYRPAMHFAAKDTWLNDPNGLVFHEGTYHLYYQNNPFGSVHANMSWGHATSTDLVSWTEQPVAIPCDDVEEIYSGSIVVDADNTSGFGADGKAPLVAIYTSAYKPGSLHEGTQAQSLAWSTDGGYSWTKYAGNPVLTRNSPEFRDPKVFRYDGPSGSYWVMVAVEAHDFTVLLYRSQDLKSWEYLSTFGPANGTGGIWECPDLFELPLDGDSSAMKWVLTVNMNPGGPNGGSAGQYFVGEFDGVTFSSETTLTEGMQDPERVPDYQWLDWGRDYYAAVSFSNVPDGRRLMIGWMNNWQYANHIPTSPWRSPMSLVRDMSLVSVNGHPRLLQHPAPEVRATSTPGPEQRLALNGPATVEGGTAVQLIDVTFSPGDAEEFGLVVRGSADGTVGTRIGIHPGSGDLIVNRTHSGDTDFHEAFASTSRAPISAAKDGNYTLQIFVDHCSVEVFANDGLVSVTELIFPDPAQTSLTLYSTGGTADAVLQLTNFEKDDA, from the coding sequence ATGAACAGCGTTACCACCACCGTTGAGACCTACAGGCCGGCAATGCACTTCGCCGCCAAAGACACGTGGCTCAACGATCCGAACGGGCTTGTCTTCCACGAGGGCACCTACCACCTGTACTACCAGAACAACCCCTTCGGAAGCGTCCACGCCAATATGTCCTGGGGCCATGCGACTTCTACCGACCTGGTCAGCTGGACGGAACAACCGGTAGCGATTCCCTGTGATGACGTCGAGGAAATCTACTCCGGCAGCATTGTGGTGGACGCCGACAACACCAGCGGATTCGGCGCGGACGGGAAGGCTCCCCTGGTGGCCATCTACACCAGCGCGTACAAGCCGGGCTCCCTCCACGAGGGCACGCAGGCGCAGTCCCTCGCGTGGAGCACGGACGGCGGATACTCCTGGACGAAGTACGCCGGCAACCCGGTCCTGACCCGGAACTCGCCGGAATTCCGGGACCCCAAGGTCTTCCGCTACGACGGCCCTTCGGGCAGCTATTGGGTCATGGTGGCGGTGGAGGCCCATGATTTCACCGTCCTGCTCTACCGCTCACAGGACCTCAAGAGCTGGGAATATCTCAGCACCTTCGGCCCCGCCAATGGCACGGGAGGCATCTGGGAATGCCCGGACCTTTTTGAGCTGCCCCTGGACGGTGACTCCTCAGCCATGAAATGGGTCCTGACGGTGAACATGAACCCCGGGGGCCCCAACGGCGGGTCCGCAGGGCAGTACTTCGTGGGAGAGTTCGACGGCGTCACGTTCAGTTCCGAGACAACCCTCACCGAGGGAATGCAGGACCCTGAGCGCGTACCCGACTACCAGTGGCTGGACTGGGGCCGGGACTACTACGCCGCGGTCTCGTTCAGCAACGTCCCGGACGGCCGGCGGCTGATGATCGGCTGGATGAACAACTGGCAGTATGCCAACCATATCCCCACCTCGCCCTGGCGCAGCCCCATGAGCCTGGTCCGGGACATGTCCCTCGTTTCCGTGAACGGGCATCCCCGGCTCCTGCAGCACCCCGCACCGGAAGTGAGGGCAACTTCGACACCCGGTCCCGAGCAGCGGCTGGCCCTGAACGGCCCCGCAACTGTTGAGGGCGGCACCGCGGTACAGCTTATTGACGTCACCTTCTCCCCTGGTGACGCCGAGGAGTTCGGGCTTGTGGTCAGAGGGTCGGCGGACGGGACGGTCGGGACACGGATCGGGATCCACCCCGGCAGCGGGGACCTGATCGTGAACCGCACGCACTCAGGCGACACCGACTTCCACGAAGCCTTCGCCTCCACCAGCCGCGCCCCCATTTCCGCGGCCAAGGATGGCAACTACACCCTGCAGATCTTCGTCGACCATTGCTCAGTGGAGGTCTTCGCGAACGATGGACTCGTCTCGGTGACCGAACTGATCTTCCCGGATCCAGCCCAAACATCCCTCACTCTCTACTCCACCGGCGGCACAGCCGACGCAGTGCTCCAACTCACCAACTTCGAAAAGGATGATGCCTAA
- a CDS encoding carbohydrate kinase family protein — translation MYTCSKQPHGPDVLVVGEALIDVVNSPEVVTTLGVDGSLLMTPHGSVQVPAFPSLVVDTIGAGDSYMAALFCGLLARGTHGPAHQVQETPGRTAAAAAAITVSRKGAAPPTADELSAWRQ, via the coding sequence ATGTACACCTGCTCCAAACAACCGCACGGCCCTGACGTCCTTGTGGTCGGCGAGGCCCTGATAGATGTCGTCAACTCACCGGAGGTGGTCACCACACTGGGTGTAGACGGATCGCTCCTGATGACTCCTCACGGCAGTGTGCAGGTACCGGCATTCCCTTCGCTGGTCGTCGACACCATCGGAGCAGGAGACTCATACATGGCCGCCCTCTTTTGCGGGCTCCTGGCGCGCGGAACACACGGACCGGCACACCAGGTCCAGGAAACTCCCGGCCGAACTGCAGCCGCCGCAGCCGCAATCACGGTCAGCCGAAAAGGCGCAGCTCCGCCTACAGCCGACGAACTGTCGGCATGGCGACAGTAG
- a CDS encoding glycoside hydrolase family 32 protein, giving the protein MNTVTSTLETFRPAMHYTARETWLNDPNGLVFHEGTYHLYYQNNPFGNVHSNMSWGHATSTDLVNWEEQPVAIPCDDTEEIFSGSIVVDHGNTSGFGTSGTAPLVAIYTSAFKPASAHPGIQAQSLAWSTDGGYSWTKYAGNPVLTRDSPEFRDPKVFRYDGPAGSYWVMAAVEAHDYAVLLYRSDNLKTWEYLSTFGPANGTGGIWECPDLFELPLDGDAGNTRWILTVNMNPGGPNGGSAGQYFVGQFDGVTFRSETTVTEGMQDDGRVADYQWLDWGRDYYAAVSFSNVPDGRRLMIGWMNNWQYANHIPTSPWRSPMSLVRDVTLTSVNGQPRLVQQPAAEYTANSAPVPAQQLQLDGTVAVDGGTAVEQIQVTFTPGTAEEYGVAVRGGEDGAATRIGIRSVSGELLVDRTNSGDSGFHDAFPSVSTAPIQPGPDGTYSLQIFVDHCSVEIFAQDGLVTLTELIFPDPSATSLALYSTGGTAAASLQLTPLA; this is encoded by the coding sequence ATGAACACTGTCACGTCCACCCTTGAGACCTTCCGCCCGGCCATGCACTACACGGCCAGGGAGACCTGGCTTAACGACCCCAACGGCCTGGTCTTCCACGAAGGCACCTACCACCTCTACTACCAGAACAACCCGTTCGGGAACGTCCACAGCAACATGTCCTGGGGACACGCAACATCCACAGACCTGGTGAACTGGGAAGAGCAGCCGGTGGCCATCCCATGCGATGACACTGAAGAGATCTTCTCCGGCAGCATCGTGGTGGACCACGGGAACACCTCCGGTTTCGGCACCAGCGGCACGGCCCCGCTGGTAGCCATTTACACCAGCGCCTTCAAGCCCGCCTCAGCCCACCCCGGCATCCAGGCCCAATCCCTCGCCTGGAGTACAGACGGCGGCTACTCATGGACCAAGTACGCGGGCAACCCCGTACTCACGCGTGACTCCCCCGAGTTCCGTGACCCCAAGGTCTTCCGCTACGACGGCCCCGCAGGCAGCTACTGGGTGATGGCCGCCGTCGAAGCCCACGACTACGCTGTCCTCCTCTACCGTTCCGACAACCTGAAGACCTGGGAGTACCTCAGCACCTTCGGCCCCGCGAACGGCACGGGAGGCATCTGGGAATGCCCGGATCTTTTCGAACTTCCCCTGGACGGCGACGCGGGGAACACCCGATGGATCCTGACCGTGAACATGAACCCCGGCGGCCCCAACGGCGGATCCGCCGGGCAATACTTCGTAGGACAGTTCGACGGCGTGACGTTCCGCTCCGAAACCACGGTCACCGAAGGCATGCAGGACGACGGCCGGGTAGCCGACTACCAGTGGCTGGACTGGGGCCGGGACTACTACGCAGCAGTCTCCTTCAGCAACGTCCCGGACGGGCGCCGGCTGATGATCGGCTGGATGAACAACTGGCAGTACGCCAACCACATCCCCACCTCGCCCTGGCGCAGCCCCATGAGCCTCGTCCGCGACGTCACCCTCACCTCCGTCAACGGACAGCCGCGGCTGGTCCAGCAACCCGCCGCCGAATACACCGCCAACTCGGCTCCCGTTCCCGCTCAGCAGCTGCAACTGGACGGGACGGTTGCGGTCGACGGCGGCACGGCCGTCGAGCAGATACAGGTCACCTTCACTCCGGGAACAGCGGAAGAATACGGCGTTGCGGTCAGGGGCGGCGAGGATGGTGCCGCTACCAGGATTGGCATCCGTTCGGTATCCGGCGAACTCCTTGTGGACCGCACCAACTCCGGCGACAGTGGATTCCACGACGCCTTCCCCTCCGTCAGCACCGCACCCATCCAGCCGGGCCCCGATGGGACCTACTCGCTGCAGATCTTCGTCGACCACTGCTCCGTTGAGATCTTTGCGCAGGACGGGCTCGTGACGCTGACCGAACTGATCTTCCCTGACCCCTCCGCGACCTCGCTGGCGCTCTACTCGACCGGCGGAACAGCCGCCGCTTCCCTTCAGCTGACGCCGCTCGCCTGA
- a CDS encoding ABC transporter substrate-binding protein has product MATSRKLAVAGALMAGTMLFTACSGNSKGTTEIKDSSADFGFQQSGLPIVKDTLTLKFSGTKTALAPDYNTMSLVQQWEKDTNVHIEWQNLPETVFKEKKNLILASGDLPDAFFNSGLTDAEIATYSASGTLIPLEGLIEKNAPNLSKLLTDRPDIKAAITSSDGHIYSLPSIEELGLVQFPNEMAINTAWLDKLGIPMPSTVNELHDALLAFKNRDASGTGKTIPLSFMPGSWCGDIVDLIAALGGVPDNMDHRIVQDGKVIYTATQEGYKKALQTLHQWYQEGLIDPESFSQDDKAYLAKGKAETENLGSFAWWEIKEMVGADRASDYKLLPVLEGVDGKRRASQSNNQEIARGAFAVTRADKYPAATIRWADHLYDPIQSAQANWGPIGETLQKDPATGLLTQIPAPAGTSEGERRQKVAPGGPKANTAENFKNVVAPEPRAAERQKTVQENYKPFAANDGYPPVPLSNEEIQQISTIESDAATIVKQSTAKWIVSGGIENEWDGYVSQLKNIGVDKMVEVYQQAYDRYKSNS; this is encoded by the coding sequence ATGGCAACCAGCCGCAAACTCGCCGTCGCCGGCGCCCTGATGGCAGGAACGATGCTGTTCACCGCCTGCTCAGGCAACTCCAAGGGCACCACGGAGATCAAGGATTCGTCCGCGGACTTCGGCTTCCAACAGTCAGGACTTCCGATCGTCAAGGACACCCTGACCCTCAAGTTCTCCGGAACGAAAACCGCACTGGCCCCTGACTACAACACCATGTCCCTGGTGCAGCAATGGGAAAAGGACACCAACGTCCACATCGAGTGGCAGAACCTTCCCGAAACCGTGTTCAAGGAAAAGAAGAACCTCATCCTTGCCAGCGGCGACCTGCCCGACGCCTTCTTCAACAGCGGCCTGACCGACGCCGAAATCGCCACATACTCAGCCAGCGGAACCCTCATTCCGCTGGAAGGACTGATCGAGAAGAACGCTCCCAACCTCTCAAAGCTGCTCACGGACCGGCCCGACATCAAGGCAGCCATCACCTCCTCCGACGGGCACATCTACTCCCTCCCCTCCATTGAGGAGCTCGGCCTGGTCCAGTTCCCCAACGAAATGGCCATCAACACCGCTTGGCTGGACAAGCTGGGCATCCCGATGCCCAGCACCGTCAACGAACTCCACGACGCTCTGCTTGCCTTCAAGAACCGCGACGCATCCGGTACCGGCAAGACGATCCCGCTGAGCTTCATGCCCGGCTCATGGTGTGGGGACATCGTGGACCTGATCGCCGCACTCGGCGGTGTTCCGGACAACATGGACCACAGGATCGTCCAGGACGGCAAGGTCATTTACACCGCCACCCAGGAGGGTTACAAGAAAGCGCTCCAGACCCTGCACCAGTGGTACCAGGAAGGACTGATCGATCCGGAATCCTTCTCGCAGGACGACAAGGCCTACCTGGCCAAGGGCAAAGCCGAAACGGAAAACCTCGGGTCATTCGCCTGGTGGGAGATCAAGGAAATGGTAGGCGCCGACCGCGCCTCCGACTACAAGCTGCTGCCGGTCCTGGAAGGAGTGGACGGCAAGCGCCGGGCCAGCCAGTCCAACAACCAGGAGATCGCGCGCGGCGCCTTCGCCGTGACGCGGGCGGACAAGTATCCCGCCGCGACCATCCGCTGGGCGGACCACCTCTACGACCCCATCCAGTCCGCCCAGGCCAACTGGGGACCCATCGGCGAAACCCTGCAAAAGGACCCCGCCACCGGGCTGCTCACCCAGATCCCCGCACCCGCGGGCACCAGCGAAGGCGAACGCCGGCAGAAGGTCGCCCCGGGCGGCCCCAAAGCCAACACCGCTGAAAACTTCAAGAATGTCGTAGCGCCCGAACCCCGCGCCGCCGAGCGTCAGAAGACGGTCCAGGAGAACTACAAGCCCTTCGCTGCCAACGACGGCTACCCGCCGGTCCCGCTGTCCAATGAGGAAATCCAGCAGATCAGCACCATCGAGTCCGACGCCGCCACCATCGTCAAGCAGTCAACGGCCAAGTGGATTGTCTCCGGCGGCATTGAGAACGAATGGGACGGTTACGTCTCGCAACTGAAGAACATCGGAGTGGACAAGATGGTGGAGGTCTACCAGCAGGCCTACGACCGGTACAAGAGCAACTCCTAA
- a CDS encoding carbohydrate ABC transporter permease has protein sequence MTLNTEPVAAPAPAQRNRPGTNGPASGRPIPFREKWADKAFNITAITILTLSIVAVVYPLYFIVIASVSDPNAVYEGKVWLVPSGVTLEGYQRILADSRIWNGLGNTLVYTVLGTAISVSTILCGAYALSRKDMPGRKILMLLFVVTMFFDGGLITKYLVVRDLGMLDTVWAVVLPGAVGVWNLIIARSFFEHTIPGELREAAQMDGANDFTFFFRMVLPLSKPLIMLMIMVHVVAHWNSFFDALIFLNDDTKYPLQLVLRNILIQSDVSSTGTTGGDIQSYAAAQRIAELTKYAMIVVSSLPLMIALPFMQKHFTKGTMIGAVKS, from the coding sequence ATGACCCTGAATACCGAACCCGTGGCCGCTCCGGCCCCTGCCCAGCGAAACAGGCCCGGAACGAACGGCCCAGCCTCCGGGCGGCCCATCCCTTTCCGCGAAAAGTGGGCCGACAAGGCCTTCAACATCACGGCCATCACCATCCTGACCCTGTCCATCGTCGCGGTGGTCTACCCGCTGTACTTCATCGTCATCGCCTCCGTCAGCGACCCGAACGCCGTCTATGAAGGCAAGGTATGGCTGGTCCCCTCCGGGGTGACGCTGGAAGGCTACCAGCGCATACTCGCCGACAGCCGGATCTGGAACGGCCTCGGTAACACCCTGGTGTACACCGTGCTGGGGACTGCCATCAGCGTGAGCACCATCCTGTGCGGCGCCTACGCCCTGTCCCGGAAAGACATGCCCGGCCGGAAGATCCTGATGCTGCTCTTTGTGGTCACCATGTTCTTCGACGGCGGCCTGATCACGAAGTACCTGGTGGTCCGCGACCTGGGCATGCTCGACACGGTTTGGGCCGTTGTCCTGCCGGGCGCGGTGGGCGTATGGAACCTCATCATCGCCCGCTCGTTTTTCGAACACACCATTCCCGGCGAACTCCGCGAAGCCGCCCAGATGGACGGCGCCAACGACTTCACCTTCTTCTTCAGGATGGTCCTGCCGCTGTCCAAGCCGCTCATCATGCTGATGATCATGGTCCACGTGGTGGCCCACTGGAACTCGTTCTTCGACGCCCTGATCTTCCTTAACGATGACACCAAGTACCCGCTGCAACTGGTTCTGCGCAACATCCTGATCCAATCGGACGTCTCCTCCACCGGCACCACCGGCGGGGACATCCAGTCCTACGCCGCCGCCCAGCGGATCGCCGAACTGACCAAATACGCCATGATCGTGGTCTCCAGCCTCCCGCTGATGATCGCCCTGCCGTTCATGCAAAAGCACTTCACCAAGGGCACCATGATCGGTGCCGTCAAGAGCTGA
- a CDS encoding sugar ABC transporter permease gives MSRILARSTPAAPPAPPTNANHRTPLPLHLKKVARSWQLYVLLAPALIYIAVFKYWPMYGVQIAFRNYNPVDGFTGSPWVGLQHFIRFVNSYQFGQVVGNTFWIAVLGLVVAFPIPIVLALLVNQLQSERFKKFTQTVLYSPAFISTVVVVGMMFVLLSPRSGLVNNAIQLAGGEPIFFMGSSEWFRPIYVISDVWQNAGFSMIVYLAALSGIDPALHDAAKVDGASKLQRIRHIDLPGIMPVVTVLFILAIGNLLNVGFEKALLMQTNLNLPASEIIQTYVYHAGLQQAQFSYSAAIGLFNSVLNLVLLLTFNWVARRANQATLW, from the coding sequence ATGAGCCGCATCCTGGCTCGATCCACACCGGCAGCGCCGCCGGCTCCCCCTACCAACGCAAATCACCGCACTCCCCTGCCGCTGCATCTAAAAAAGGTCGCCCGATCTTGGCAGTTATACGTATTACTTGCTCCGGCCCTCATCTACATCGCGGTGTTCAAGTACTGGCCGATGTACGGAGTGCAGATCGCCTTCCGCAACTACAACCCGGTTGACGGCTTCACGGGAAGTCCATGGGTGGGACTCCAGCACTTCATCAGGTTCGTCAACTCGTACCAGTTCGGCCAGGTTGTGGGGAATACCTTTTGGATCGCGGTCCTCGGGCTGGTAGTGGCCTTCCCCATCCCGATTGTCCTGGCCCTGCTGGTCAACCAGCTGCAGAGCGAACGGTTCAAGAAGTTCACGCAGACGGTGCTGTACTCCCCGGCTTTCATTTCCACGGTGGTGGTGGTGGGAATGATGTTCGTGCTGCTGTCTCCACGGTCCGGCCTGGTCAACAACGCTATCCAACTGGCCGGCGGCGAACCCATCTTCTTCATGGGTTCGTCCGAGTGGTTCCGGCCGATCTATGTGATCTCGGATGTCTGGCAAAACGCAGGATTCTCCATGATCGTTTATCTGGCTGCGCTCTCCGGCATCGACCCTGCGCTGCACGACGCAGCCAAGGTGGACGGCGCCTCCAAACTGCAGCGCATCCGGCACATCGACCTACCGGGCATCATGCCCGTGGTCACCGTCCTGTTCATCCTGGCCATCGGTAACCTGCTCAACGTCGGTTTCGAAAAGGCCCTGCTGATGCAGACCAACCTGAACCTGCCGGCGTCGGAAATCATCCAGACGTACGTCTACCACGCAGGCCTCCAGCAAGCGCAGTTCAGCTATTCGGCCGCCATTGGCCTGTTCAATTCCGTCCTCAACCTCGTGCTGCTGCTGACCTTCAACTGGGTAGCACGCCGGGCCAACCAAGCAACCCTCTGGTGA
- a CDS encoding LacI family DNA-binding transcriptional regulator, producing MARPRPRSGPTMHDVAAEAGVSQATVSLVLNSAAGSRFSNDTRKRVQDAVQKLGYRTNAHAKTLRDGISGIIGFLGDAVATAPFAGKIIEGAQERAWEDGLLLLTMNTGGNKALEAASLDSMLSYKVAGVVYAGMYHRRLDVPEALMGVPSVVLNSQDRKLRLHSVAPDEELGGLTATRHLLNAGHTRVAMINIETLESELPAAVGRFRGYTQAMSEAGLDVLPELVRFGRGNEEDGFTHAMDLLTAAQPPTAIFCANDRTAWGAYQAAQELHLSIPRDLSIIGFDNQETLAQHLRPGLTTLELPFVEMGRRAVDLILRGAEPDGQVEFITCPLIERNSVTHPKEKP from the coding sequence ATGGCACGACCCCGCCCACGCTCAGGACCAACCATGCACGACGTGGCGGCGGAAGCGGGTGTCTCGCAGGCAACCGTCTCCCTGGTCCTGAATTCGGCCGCCGGATCGCGTTTTTCGAACGACACGCGCAAACGGGTGCAGGATGCCGTCCAAAAGCTCGGATACCGCACCAACGCCCATGCCAAAACCTTGCGTGACGGCATCTCTGGAATCATCGGATTCCTCGGGGATGCCGTGGCCACCGCTCCCTTCGCCGGAAAGATCATCGAAGGCGCACAGGAACGGGCATGGGAAGACGGCCTGCTCCTGCTCACCATGAACACGGGCGGAAACAAGGCCCTCGAGGCAGCGTCGCTGGACTCCATGCTCAGCTACAAGGTGGCGGGGGTGGTGTATGCCGGCATGTACCACCGCCGCCTGGACGTGCCCGAGGCGCTCATGGGCGTCCCTTCCGTGGTGCTGAACTCCCAGGACCGAAAGCTGCGCCTGCACAGCGTGGCTCCCGACGAGGAATTGGGGGGCCTCACGGCTACCCGGCATCTCCTGAACGCCGGCCACACCCGGGTGGCGATGATCAACATCGAAACCCTGGAAAGCGAACTCCCCGCCGCCGTCGGACGTTTCCGGGGCTACACACAGGCCATGAGCGAGGCGGGGCTCGACGTTTTGCCGGAGCTGGTGCGCTTCGGCAGGGGCAACGAGGAGGACGGCTTCACCCACGCCATGGACCTGCTCACGGCAGCACAGCCGCCGACCGCCATCTTCTGCGCCAACGACCGTACCGCCTGGGGCGCCTACCAAGCCGCCCAGGAACTGCACCTTTCGATTCCGCGTGACCTATCCATCATCGGCTTCGACAACCAGGAAACCCTCGCCCAGCACCTCCGGCCCGGCCTCACTACCCTTGAGCTGCCGTTCGTGGAGATGGGCCGCCGCGCCGTGGACCTCATCCTGCGAGGCGCCGAACCCGACGGCCAGGTGGAATTCATTACCTGTCCGCTCATCGAAAGAAACTCAGTGACTCATCCCAAGGAGAAGCCATGA
- a CDS encoding substrate-binding domain-containing protein → MTVPGDLSIIGFDNTPLSSMFQPQLSTITVDTARLGRYLGRLALKAMEGTPPPTAGPEMRATLIPRASTADLQKVVG, encoded by the coding sequence TTGACAGTTCCCGGAGACCTCTCGATCATCGGATTCGATAACACACCACTTTCCTCGATGTTCCAGCCCCAGTTATCCACCATCACCGTGGACACCGCCAGGTTGGGACGTTACCTTGGGCGTTTAGCACTCAAAGCCATGGAAGGAACTCCGCCACCAACGGCAGGGCCCGAAATGCGGGCAACCCTCATCCCCCGCGCTTCGACAGCCGATCTCCAGAAGGTCGTGGGCTGA